The Pseudarthrobacter sp. BIM B-2242 region CTCCTCCAATGCCCCCGCCGGTCAGCCCCTGGAGCAGTCGCCCGCCACCGGGCGGAGCCGCTTCAGCATCCTCGCGGACGATGGCGGGACGTACGGCCAGTCCGTCATGCACCGCACCGGCGAAACCGTGGTCACCGCCGGCTCCGCAACGGTACGCGTGCCCGGCCCGTTTTTCCGCTGGCTGGACACGGTCTGGGGACGCCGGGCTGTCCGCACCCCGGACGGCTACCCCGGCGACTTCACCCTCGGCTGGCTGGGCTGCCTGGGGTATGAGCTGAAGCGTGAAACAGGGGGCTCGGACGTGACCGCACAGACCCCCGACGCGGCGCTGATCTTCGCTGGCCGGGCCGTGGTTCTGGACCATGTTGAAGGCACGGTGTGGCTCCTTGCCCTGGAGGCTCCCGACGCCGGCACCTGGCTGGCAGCGGCGCGCAGCGCCGTCCGCGGGACCTCCGTCAGCCACACCGCCGGACCAGCCTCCGGCACCGGTAACACCGGCACCCACAGCAGCAGCGCCACCACCGCGAGCGCCCAGGCCGCCGGCAGCAACGGCGGCGGACGTCAGGGCGGGCCGGCGTTCAGCAGCCGGGACACAGCGCTGTCCTACAAACAGAAGATTGCGGCCGCGCAGCACGAAATCCACGAGGGCAACTCGTACGAGGTCTGCCTAACCACCACCCTCACCGCCCGGCTCCCCGCCACCGCGGCGGAGCCCTGGAGTACCTACCTTGCCCTGCGGGCAAAAAACCCGGCGCCGTTCGCAAGCTACCTGCGTTTTGGCGGGCTGACCGTGGCCAGCACGTCGCCGGAACGGTTCCTGCGGATCACGTCCGACGGCGGCATGCGTGCCGAACCGATCAAGGGCACCCGCCGCCGGGGTTCCGATCCGGCGCAGGATAAGGAACTGCGGGTTGATCTTGCGTCATCGGTCAAGGACCGCGCCGAGAACATCATGATCGTTGACCTGTTGCGGAACGACCTCAGCCACTTCGCGGAGCCGGGCTCCGTCACGGTCAGCAGGCTGTGCGAGATCGAAAGCTACGCCACGGTGCACCAGATGGTGAGCACCATCGACGCGCAGTTGATGCCCGGTTCACCGCGGGCCGAGGCAGTATCAGCCTGCTTCCCGGCAGGGTCCATGACCGGCGCACCGAAAATCAGCACCATGGCGATCCTTGACCGGCTGGAGGACGGCCCCCGCGGGCTGTACTCCGGCGCGATCGGTTATTTCTCCATGAACGGAGCATCAGACCTCGCCGTGGCCATCCGCACGCTGGTTATCCGGTCAGGAGATGACACCGCCGGAGACCTCACCGCCGGGGACGGCACCCTGGACGCGCCGACGGCGGAACTCACCCTCGGCGTCGGCGGTGCCATCACTGCCGACTCGGTGCCGGACGAGGAGTACGACGAGATCCGGGTGAAGGCCTACGGTGTGTTGTCCGCCCTCGGCGCGGACTTCCCGGGCGGCTAACCTGCCTGCCTGGAGCCGGGCGTTACTGGACCGTCGCGGTCAGCCGGGCCACGTTGTCGATGTAACGGGCCGCGAGGGGCCGGTTGACCCAGTCCTCAAGCAGGAGTTCCTGCGAGATGTCCCGGTAGGTGTTCTCCACTGCCCGCATATCGTTCACAATGTCCTCGCCGAGCAGCATGACCGAGACCTCCAGGTTCAGCGAGAAGGACCGCATGTCCATGTTGCTGGAGCCGAGAACGGCCACTTCGTCGTCAATGGTGAAGTGCTTGGCGTGCAGGACATACGGCGCCTTGTAGAGGTAGATCCGGACGCCTGCCTCCAGCAGGGCCTCGTAGTACGAACGCTGGGCGTGATGGACCAGGAACTGATCGCCCTTCTCGGAGACGAACAACTCCACGTCCACGCCGCGCTGGGCGGCAGTGGTGATGGCATAGAGCAGCGAGTCGTCCGGGACGAAGTACGGGCTGCAGATGGAAATCCGGTGCTGCGCGGAGTAGATCAGCGTGTTGAAGAGGCGCAGGTTGTTCTCGGTGATGAACCCGGGACCGCTGGGCACCACCTGGGCTGTGACGTTGCCCGGCTCCGGGTTGGCCGGAAGCTGCAGCTGGTGTTCGAGGTTCTCGTCCGTCTCGCTGAGCCAGTCGGTGGCAAAAACCACGTTCAGGGTGGTGACGATCGGGCCCCTCAGGCGGGCCATCAGTTCCACCCATTCACGGCCGGCCTTGCGGTGTTTCGGGTTGTTGTAGGACGGCTCGATCAGGTTCTGTGAACCCGTGAACGCGAGTTCGCCGTCCACCACCATGATCTTGCGGTGGTTCCTCAGGTCCGGGCGGCGCCACTGACCGTGGATCGGCAGCAGGGGCAGCATGCGCTTCCACTGGATCTTGCTTGCCCTGAGCCGCCGGAGGAGGTTGCGGTAGCCCGTGACCCGCAGAGTGCCGATGTGGTCGAACAGGACCCGGACTTCCACGCCGCGCTCTGCAGCTTCTTCCATCGCCGTCAGCAGTTCGTCGGTGATGTGGTCCGTGCTCATGATGTAGAACTCGGCATTGACGAACTTCTTGGCTTTCCGCACCGCCTCGGTCATGGCAAAGATCGAGTCCGGGTAGCCGGGAATAAGGTCAACGGAGTTGCCGTCCACCATGGGCAGGGAGCCCAGCCTGCGGTTCAGTTCACCGGCGGACTTGACCCATTCCGGGCCCGGGTAGTCGCTTTCGACGTCAGCCAGGGACGAGATGCCCGCCCGCACCCGGGTGTTGACAATCTCCTGCTGCTGGCGGCGGCGGCTGGAGAGCTTGAAGTTGCCGAACAGCAGGAACAGCGCCAGGCCCACGAACGGCACAAAGAAGATTCCCAACAGCCATGCCATGGCCGTGGTGGGACGCCTGTTGCCTGGAATGATGCCGACGGCGAGGACCCGGATCACCAGGTCCGCGATGCTCAGCACCACCACAATCCACGTCGGCGCGGTACCGGCAAGCGAAACTGGCCACAACACTGGAAAAACCCCCGGGATATGCGCACCGGCGGACGGGTTCCGGCCGGGCAATGAACCACAGCTTAGCCGCGCCGGGCCCGACTAAGCTGGAGCCATGACTTCTCCTGCTCCCGTGGTGCTCGTTTTCCTTGACCCTGCGGTCCCGGCCGGCCGGCTTGCCGACGCTTCGCAGCCACAGCTGATGGCCACGGACCAGGGTGCCACCCGCGGTGACGGCATCTTCGAATCCATGCTCGCGGTGGGCGGTGACGTGCGGAAGCTGCAGGCCCACCTGGACCGGTTGGGCGGCTCCGCGAAGGCCCTTGACCTGGTGATCCCGGCGCAGGACCAATGGCGCGCGGCCATCGCCACAGGCGTGGCTGAGCACCGCAGCCAGCACCCGGCACCTTCCGCGGCCGAGGACGAAGTGGTGGTCAAGCTCGTGGCCACGCGCGGCCCCGAAGGTGCCGACTCCCCCACGTGCTGGGTCCAGGTTTCTCCGGTCGGCGCCCTGGGCCGGCGCCAGCGCGAGGCCGGCATCGACGTCATCCTGCTGGACCGCGGGTACGACAGTGACGCCGCCGAACGCGCACCGTGGCTGTTGCTCGGGGCGAAGACCCTGTCCTATGCGGTGAACATGGCCGCGCTCCGGCATGCACACAAGCAAGGGGCCGACGACGTCATCTTCCTCTCCACCGACGGCCGCGTCCTGGAGGGCCCCACGTCAACGGTCCTGCTGGCCCACGTGGAAACGGTGGACGACGGCGCCGGCGCCCGCACCGTCCGCCGGCTCATTACACCCCAGCTGGACACCGGCATCCTCCCCGGCACCTCCCAGAATGCGCTCTTCAGCGCAGCGAAGGCGGCGGGATGGGAGCTGGGATACGGCCCGCTGGAGCCGCAGGACCTGCTGGACGCCGATGCCGTATGGCTGATTTCCAGCATCCGGCTGCTGGCGCCCGTGAACCACATCGACGGCAAGGAAATCGGTACGCCGGCCCTGCAGAAACAGCTGACTGCCGAACTGAACGCGCTGTACGCAGGGATCCAGTAGGCCGCCGTGCCTGTTCGAAGCGCGGGCATCCTGCTCTACCGGCACGGTGGGGCGGGCGGGCTGGAACTCTGGATAGCGCACATGGGCGGACCGTTCTGGGCCGGCAAGCAGGCCCACTCCTGGTCCCTCCCCAAAGGTGAGTACCAGCCCGACGAAGATCCGCTGGTGGCTGCCCGGCGGGAGTTCACCGAGGAAATCGGCACACCGCCACCTGCCGTTGAATACATTTCCCTGGGCGAGTTCCGGCAGCCGTCCGGGAAGCTCATCACGGTCTTCGCCGCTGAGACCGACTTTCAGCCCGGCAGGATTGTCAGCAACACGTTCCCCCTGGAATGGCCGAAAGGCTCGGGGACCATCCAGGATTTTCCGGAGATCGACGACGCCCGGTGGGTCAGTGAAGCGGAGGCCCGGAACAAGCTCGTCAAGGGCCAGCTTCCCATCCTTGACGCCCTCGTCAAGGCCCTGTTGCAAAGGCAGGATCATCCGTAAGGTGTGGTCCATGAACTCGCACACGCAGCCCGCTGACAACCTGACCTTCGACCAGTGCTGGGAATTGCTTGAAGACGACACTGTAGGGCGCCTGGCTCTTGTGGTGGACGGCCATCCCGAGATTTTTCCGGTGAATTACGTTGTGCACCGCCGGAGCATCGTTTTCCGGACCGCAGGCGGCTCCAAGCTCTGGGGCGCCGAGGCGGCCCGCCCGGCCGCGCTGGAGATTGACGGCTACGATCCCCACACCGAAGAGGCCTGGAGCGTTGTGGCACGCGGAGACACTGAGGTGATCGAGGATCAGGCCGACAAGGATGCCGTCGACGCCCTGAGCCTGGAACCATGGCAGGCCGGCCCCAAGGACAACTACATCCGGCTGACCGTCAAAGCCCTGACCGGCCGGCGCTTCCAGGTCATCAAGCCTGACGTCTGGAACACCAGGCTGTCGGACCGCCGCCGCGCATCCTTCGAATAACGAACAGCACAGGACAGCAGGAAGGGCCGGGTCACCCCGGCCCTTCCTGTGCCCCGCCTACTTCCCTGAGGGGGCCGGGTAGGCTGCGTCCACCTCCACTTCAACCAGCCACCCGTTGACAGGCAGGTTCTCGATCTCCAGGGCGAACCGTGAGGGCCTCGCGGCGTTCACCACCAGGGGGTCCGCCGGAGCCGCCGACCCGAGCGGAACCTTCACCGGGGATCCATCGGCGAGGCTCGTGTTTGCGAAGTACTGCCGGTACGCACGGTTCCAGCCGTCAAAGTCGGCTTTCTCCGTTCCGGCAGGGTTCTGGAGGAAGACGCGCATGGTGATGACGTCGTCGTAATCCAATCCTGCCTGCGCGAGGTTCTCGCCGATCCGGCGCAGGGCGTTGATCCCCTGCGCCTCGGTAATGGTGACCCCGGCGGGAAGCACACCGCCGGGGAAGACAGCCGTGTCGATGTACCGCTGTTCGCTGCCGGCGGGCGCCGCGCTGTTCAATGCCGACGGGCCCAGGCCGCTGGTCTTGTAGATGGCGGTGTTGGCGCCGATGGCGACGCCCGAAGCGATCATCGGGTTGTCCTGGCCGGCCGGCAGGTTGGGGACTGTGGTTCCCGGTTTGGGCGCGGCGAGGTCCTCGAAAACGGCCGGTCCGGCGAAAGCGGCGGTGGCGGTGAGGCACAGGCCGGCAACGCCGGCTGCGATCAGGGAGGTGCGGCGGATCATGGGCTTCTTTCCGGGGGTCGGGGTTATGCTGTCGCGGTGTTCGGACGGGGCGCTCATCCGGCCACCGCCGCGGCCACGCGGGTGTGCAGCGCGGTGACTGCCGCCCTGGCGGAGGTCATGGCACCGTGCTGCCAGGCGATGGCGTGGCTCAGGTGATCGCCGGCGAAGTAGATGTTGCCAGTGGGCTCCAGCAGCTTGGCGTACTTGGCATCCGTCTGCGACGGCCAGCCCACCCATGCTCCTTCGGAGAATTCGGTGCTGCCCCAGTCAACCGAGAACGACGCCGAGACGTCCTTTTTGTACACGTCGCCGTGGATGCGCGCGCCTTGGTCAAGGGCGCGGCTAAGGCGCTTTTCGGGTGACAGGGGCTGGTAGGCGCGGGCGCTGGCGCCCGTGTTGTAGTAGCCCACCATGGTGCCGCGCTGGCCATGAAAACCTGTGGACGGGTACCACATGTTGCCCAGGTCGATGTTGGTGTTGGTGATGCCGCCGTAGATGCGGTGGTCCTCTTCCCACCACCGTCGCGAGTACTCGATGCCGATCTTGCCCGCGTCGCTGGGTGTGGCGAATTTGAGGGCATCAAGCACGTCGGCGGGGAGGTTGCCGGGAATTTTGGCGGCGATGTGGGGCGGCAGTGTGTTGACTGCGAAGTCGGCTTCAAGGCTCTTGGTCTGGCCGCCGGGGTTGGTGTAGTCCACGGAGACCCCGGTGGCGGTGTTGTTCAGCGAGAGGACCCTGGCGCCGTACACAATCTTGTCCTTGCCGATGGCTGCTTCGAAGGCGTAGGGGATCTTGTCCATGCCGCCCACGGGCTGGAACATCATCATCGCCTGGTCCCAGCCGAATTCGAACGAGAAGTAGTTACCGACGCCGCTGGCGAAGACGTCGGACAAGGCATCCGGGGCCAGGGGTGTGCCGGCTTCCAGGCCCGCTCCGGGAGCCACGGAGTAGCCCTTCCGTCCGCTGCCCGAGTACTTGTAGCTCGCCGCCGCATTTCCGGGGACCTTGCCTCCGATGGCGCCGAAGTTGCCCAGGAAGGAGATGAGGTTTTCCTTGTCGGCCGGGCTGAGGTAGCTGTCCAGCGAACCCTGGTCCGTGGCTTTTGCGAGCAGTTCGGACACGTAGCCGTAGACGTCTGCCTTGGCGGCACGGTGGCGGACCGGAGTGTTGGAGAGCTTGGAGCTGCCCTCGCGGAAAAGGTAGCCGTCCGCGTTCTGGTTGGTGAAGGGCTCGATGGCGACGCCGAGTTCCTTGCAGTAGTCAAGGGTGATGTGGTGCTGCGGGATCCGGCCGGGCCCGGCATTCATGTACTGGTCTTTGGAGAAGGCTGCCCGTTGGGTGACCCCCTTCAGGTCGGTTTCCTCGGTGCCGCCCCGGACCGTCCAATTGCGGCCGCCCGGACGCATACGCGCTTCCAGGATGGTCACCTTGTAGCCGGCTTTGCCGAGCTCGTAGGCGGTGGTCAGGCCGGCGATGCCGCCGCCAAGCACCACCACGGACTTGCCCGCCCCGTTGACATCGCTCTTACGCGGGGCCGCAAACGCCGGCGTGGCCGAGTCAGGAGCGAGCCCCATGGCCTCCATGGTCTGGTACATCACCCCGGCGCCACCCACCATGCCCACATAGCGGAGGAAATTCCTGCGAGTCGCATCTGTCAATTTTTTCCCTTTCACCGAAGCGTTACAAAAGGGAGCGTAGAGGCAGAATGTTTCGTCAAAGGACGTGACAATTTCCGTGTTGTACCGTTCACATTTCCGGAAGATGAACGCGGTTCATGGACAGTTAAGAGCATGCCGGGACCTGCCATCCGTGGCATGCTGGCAGTAACGGCACTACCGAAAGGCACCACCATGGGCAACGACGCCAAGGTTGATCCGTCCCCAGCAGCAGCCGGCGGCACCGCCGACCGCACCCCGGTCATCCTGGGCGGTGCCCGCACTCCCTTCGGCCGGTTCCGCGGCGGCCTGGCCGGGCTGACGTCCACCGAACTTGGCGCCCACGCCATCCGCCATGCGCTGGACCGGACGGGCGTGGCGCCGGAGCAGGTCCAGGCCGTGATCGTGGGCCAGGTCATCCAGGCCGGCGCCGGCCAGGGACCCGCACGGCAGGCCAGCCTCGCCGCCGGAATCGGGTGGGACGTGCCCGCCGTGACCATCAACAAACTGTGCCTGTCCGGGCTGACCGCCGTGATCGATGCCGCCCGGATGATCCGCGCCGGCGAGGCCGACTTCATTGTCGCAGCGGGCCAGGAATCCATGACCAACGCTCCGCACCTGCTGCCCCGGCTCCGGAGCGGCGTTGCCATCGGCGATGCGCCGCTGCTGGATGCGCTGAACTTTGACGGCCTGCAGGACCCCCGCACCGGCGAGCTGATGGGTTCCGCTACGGACGCCGTCAATGCACGCCTTGGCATCGGCCGCCAGGCCCAGGACGACGTCGCTGCCCGTTCCCATCAACGGGCCGAAGCCGCCCGGACGGCCGGGTACCTGGCCGAGGAGATCGCTCCGGTGGAGGTCCCGCAGCGCCGCGGCGCCGCCGTCGTGATTGATACAGACGAAGGGATCAGGCCGGGCACGACGCCCGAGACCCTCGCGGCGCTGAAACCCGCCTTCTCCACAGCGGACACCGCCACCATCACCGCCGGGTCCTCCTCGCCGCTGTCCGACGGTGCAGCCGCCGTGGTGGTGGCCAGCAAGGCAGCGGCGGAAGCGGCCGGGCTCAGCTGGATCGCTGAGATCGGCAGCCACGGCCAGACTGCCGGACCAGACGGCTCCCTGCACTCCCAACCTTCCCGGGCCATCGGGCGCGCCCTGAAACTCGAGGGCCTGACCGTGGCAGATCTGGACCTCATCGAGATCAATGAGGCCTTCGCCTCGGTGGTGGTGCAGTCTGCGAAGGACCTGGGGATCGACGCCGAAAGAATCAACGCCGACGGCGGGGCCATTGCCCTGGGACATCCGGTGGGCGCCTCCGGGGCCCGCCTCGTGCTGCATCAGGCCCTCGCCCTGAAACGCCGCGGCGGCGGCACCGGTGTTGTGGCCCTGTGCGGCGGCGGCGGCCAGGGCGAGGCCCTGATCCTTAAGGCCTGACGCCCGGTCAGCGGGCTTAGGGGGTCAGCGGACAGCGGCTCAGGTGGGGATGATGCCGAACAGGACCCGCTTCTTCACCATCACCCAGAGAAGCCCCAGGATGACCGCATAGGCGGCCGTATTGACCAGGATGTCGCCCTGCCGCAGTGCCGGGATGTTGGCGATCACGGCGATGAGCACAACGTGCATGATGAAGACGTACAGCGTGGCCTGCCCCAGCGGAATCAGGAACCAGCCCAGGGCCCGTTCCACCGGCTTCCAGTACGCGGTCAGGAATGCGTAGGCGGCCACCACCAGGACCAGGACGTTGAGGAGCCGGCCGGGGTCCAGGTAGGTGCGGGCAAAAAAGGCGTCGTACATGGCCCGGTAGGCGGTGTCCGGAATGACGGCCAGGCGCAGGTCGAACCCGTTGGCCAGGTAGGGGTTGCACCAGGACAGGAAGGCGAAAACAAACGCCAGCACCGTGGACGCCACCACGACCCAATGATGCGCCGACAGCCAGGCGACGATGCGGCGCCGGTGGTAGCCCGCCACCAGGCCGACCACAAACAGGACCTGCCAGACAAGGAGCGGGAAGGAGTCCTCGAACTGGGAGGGCAGCAGCCTGACCCGGGTGGCAGCACCCGCGGCGTAGATCCCCAGCGTGCCGCCCAGAACCCACAGGGCCTTGCCGCGGTTGAGCGCGGCAAGGATCAGGGGGCTGGCCAGCAGCAGCACCACATAGAGGCCCATCACGTTGAACTGCCAGGGACCGAACTGCAGGAGGACGATGGCGGGCAGGACCTGGGCGGGCACCGGGAACTGCAGGAGAGTTTCCATTCCTGCATACAGGTCATAGGTCCGGCCGGCGGCGTTGTGCCCCGCGCCGCCCGTGCCCTGGTCAACGTAGGTGGTCAGCGCGTCGGTCTGGAAGAAAGGCAGCAGCGAGAGCAGGAAGACACCGATGAGGACCGCGAGGGCGGTGACGTACAGCTTTCCGGCCCGGCGGGACGTCAGATCCACCACCTTGCCGAAATCGTCCTTCACCCTCGGCCCGTACACCATCCCCACCACCAAACCGGAGAACAGCACAAACAGCTCTGCGCCGGAAACGAACCCCACCGTCTCCTGGGTCAGCAGCTGGAAAAGCGATGTCATGCCCAGGTGGTTGACCACCACAAAAACAATGGCCAGGCCCCGGAGGAGGTCCACCCGGGAATCCCGCTTGGACGGGTCCCCGTAGCCCCAGCCGGAAATCACGCCTACGCGCCGTGGCAACTGCCACAAGGCAATCAGGAGGATCACCATGGCCGCCCCGACACTCCAGGCAGCAGGCCCGGCCAGGGAATTGGCCTGCGTAGCCTGCTGCCCTCCGCTCACAACAGTGACCGGGCCGGTGGTCAGGCCGGACGCGGCCAGACTGTCGCCGGCAGCCTGCGCGATGCCGGCGTTGCCGGTAATTCGCCAGTCGATGCTGACCACCCCGGTATCACGGGTGCTGGTCCGTTCGTCCCAGACGACGGCGGCGATCCGGTCGAATTCGTCCGCTGTGGCGGCCGCGAGGGTCTGGTCCCACCAGGCCCCCTTGATGTCCGCTTCCGCAGCACCGCCTGCAACAGGGCTGTAAAAGGCGGCCGTCTGCAGGAGCATAGGTTTGTCCCGGCCGGCGGCGTATGTGGCGTAGAAATTTTCGCTCCCTGCCTGCGTCACCATCGCGGTGAGCTCACCGCCGGCGGGGAGGGTATTGACGGCGGCCTTGCCGCCGGTGTCATCGTGATAGGCCGTCAGCCCCACCCACTCCACCGCGTCATCGCCGGGGTAGTAGGGCGCGTATGCTGCGTCTGCACCGTTCCAGCTTCCGTCCCCGTTGGTGTCCAGCAGGGCGTATCCCTCGGACCCGGCGGCGGGGGCGTCCCGGTGGCGTTCAAACGGGTAGTCCCGCCCAAGGTACGGCTGCCACACCATCACGGTGCCGGCGTCGTCCGCGGTTTTGAACTCCGCAGCAATGGTGCGGAACGCTTCCTTGTAGGCGGCCGGCTGCTGACCCCACTCCACCCAGCTTGAGTTCATATCGGGGGCGAACCGGATCAGCAGCGTGCCCCGGAAAGCAGAGGCCAGCTCCTTAGCCTTGGCCGCGAAGGCCCCTGCGGCTGCGGCATCCACCTGGCCCAGCGCCATGGAGGGGCGCACGGTGAGCATGGCATGGGCGCCCTGCCCTGCAGCCTGGCCAAAGAAGTCCCGGACGTTCTGTTCCTCCCCGGACCGCACGGGCAGCGAGATCTCGTGGTCAAGCAGCGCGGGCGAAGCCCCCAGCCGCTCGGCAAATCCCGCCGCCGAGTCCTCGCCCCATTCAAGGACAGCTCCGAGCAGGGGTTTGCCCTCCTCCGGCTCAGGCCGGGCCGCGTGGACCGGGCCCGCGGAGAACAGGCTGATCAGGAGGAGCACGGCTGCAACAAGGGCGGCCGGCAAAGTGCTCCGTACGCCGGGCACGGCCGACGGCGGCACGCCCCTGTTTGCGAAGAGTGTTGGCATAGCGGTGTGGACCCTCCCCCAGGACGGCTTTTGTGCTGACGGCCGGTGCCGCCGCAGAAACTCTATCGGTCTTCGCAGGTGTGCCTGCTGATCGTCACCGCACCGCTGCCAAGTTCGGCGTGCCACGCTCCTGCCACAAGGTTCACGCCGTGTTCCCGATGCCTCGATTGTCCGGCCCCCTGGCCGGGGCTGGAGGCCCCGGATTGGTTACGGAACATGACGACGGCGGCGGTGCAGCCGGGTGCCCCGGATGTTACGTTTTTGGGGAGTAATGAGAACCGGCGCCAAGCCCTGACTGGCCGGTCGGCAACCCTCCCTTTCGCGGCGGGGTGCCTCAGGTGAATACTCGGCATATCGACATTCGAGCTGCAAGCGTGAGAGAAGGAGATCCGTCGTGTCTGACGCACCTGCCCCTGAAGAAAAACTGTCGTACCGGCTTGTGACCGGGCCGGATGACAGGTCCTTCTGTGAACGGATTTCCACGGCCCTGGCCGAAGGGTATGTCCTGCACGGCAGCCCGGCCGCGACGTCCAACGGCGGCCAGGTGATCGTCGCGCAGGCACTTATCCTCCCGTCGGCCATCGCCAGCGCGGATGCCGCCGTCGCCACCGCCGTGGATGACCTGTCCGCCAGCGAGGACCTCGAGTTCGACGGCGAGGGCCACGCATGAGCTACGCCGGAGACCTCACCCCGCACGAAGCGTGGGCCAAGCTGGAGCAGGGCGCCATTTTGGTGGACGTCCGCACCGAAGGCGAATGGGCGCACATCGGCATTCCGGACACAAAGGCCACGGACAACGATCCCCTGTTCATTCCATGGACGTTCGCCGGCGGCATCCCCAACGCCGACTTCATCACCGACCTCACGCAGCAGGCCCCCGAGGACAGCGCAACGGAACTGCTGTTCATCTGCCGCTCGGGCCAGCGCTCCGTCGCCGCCGCCATTGCAGCGACGCAGGCAGGGTTCACGTCCTACAACGTCCTGGAGGGTTTTGAAGGTGTGCCGGACCGTTACGGCGAGCGCACCGTCAACGGCTGGAAGAACAGCGGCCTGCCCACCAACCTGGGAAGCCGCTAGATGACCTTCAACGAAGAGGCCGCCGGCTGGAGCGCCGACACGCAGGCAGTCCGCGGCGGCCTGGACCGCACCAACTTCCAGGAAACCACCGAGCCGGTCTTCCTGAACTCCGGCTTTGTCTACGAGTCCGCGGCCGCGGCCGAGCGCGCCTTCACCGGCGAAGACGAACGGTTTGTCTACTCCCGGTACGGCAACCCGTCAGTGGCCACCTTCCAGGAGCGCCTCCGCCTGCTTGAAGGCACCGAAGCGTGCTTCGCGACGGCGTCGGGCATGTCAGCGGTATTCACCGCCCTGGGTGCCCTGCTGGCTGCCGGGGACCGCGTGGTTGCTGCGCGTTCCCTGTTCGGCTCCTGCTTTGTGATCCTGAACGAGATCCTGCCGCGCTGGGGTGTGGAGGCCGTGTTTGTGGACGGGCCCGACCTGGACCAGTGGCGCGAAGCCCTGTCGGAACCCACTACTGCCGTGTTCTTCGAATCGCCGTCCAACCCCATGCAGGAGATTGTGGACATCGCCGCGGTCAGCGAGCTGGCGCACGCCGCCGGGGCCACCGTCGTCGTCGACAATGTCTTTGCCACTCCCCTGCTGCAGCGCTGCGGGCCGTTCGGCGCGGACGTGATTGTGTACTCCGGCACGAAGCACATCGACGGCCAGGGCAGGGTCCTGGGCGGCGCCATCCTGGGAACCAAGGAATTCATCGACGGCCCGGTCAAGCAGCTCATGCGTCACACCGGCCCGGCCCTCTCCGCGTTCAATGCCTGGGTGCTCACCAAGGGCCTGGAAACCATGTCGCTCCGCGTGAACCACTCCTCCGCCTCCGCGCTGCGGCTGGCCGAGTGGCTCGAACAGCAGCCGGCCGTCAGCTGGGTCAAGTACCCGCTGCTGAAATCACATCCCCAGTACGAGCTCGCGGCCAGGCAGATGAAGGCCGGCGGCACAGTGCTCACCCTCGAACTTGCCGCGACGGGCGGCCGCTCGGGCAAGGATGCCGCCTTCGCGCTGCTGGACGCCCTGCGGATCATCGACATCTCCAACAACCTGGGCGACGCCAAGTCGCTCATCACCCATCCGGCCACTACCACCCACCGCGCCATGGGCCCCGAAGGCCGTGCGGCCATCGGGCTCAGCGACGGTGTGGTGCGCCTGTCCGTGGGCCTGGAGGATGTGGACGACCTCATCGGCGACCTCGAACAGGCGCTGAAGCAGGTCTAGGGGCGGGCCGCGCCGGGTGGCTCACCGTCGCGCCGGATTTCGAGCCGCACGGCCACCCATCTCAGCCGTGACTTTGATCGAGCCAAAGCCTTTCCGGAACGCCGCCGCTCCCGGCCCGCCTATGGCGGGCGTGTGGTGCTGCTGACCGGAGGCTCAGGGTTGGCGGAGCTGCGTGGATGCCGTCTCACGCACGGCGCCGGTCAGCTGGTTG contains the following coding sequences:
- a CDS encoding chorismate-binding protein — protein: MTPAPVIIAIDGRSGAGKTTLAIELAAQLRNHHKVSLFHLEDIYPGWNGLAAGIERYVATVLAPLSRGESATWTSWDWANHYDGDMLVTLPAEIVIIEGVGAAAAAARPLLSAVIWADSPDEVRRKRALDRDGGTYEPFWEQWAAQEEEWLADDDVPGQADIRVLNHADGSALADVLQALSYLPVLRAALVPEFAARRGLRLRAERLDGRPDAAALFGTLYGRSAHAVWLDSSNAPAGQPLEQSPATGRSRFSILADDGGTYGQSVMHRTGETVVTAGSATVRVPGPFFRWLDTVWGRRAVRTPDGYPGDFTLGWLGCLGYELKRETGGSDVTAQTPDAALIFAGRAVVLDHVEGTVWLLALEAPDAGTWLAAARSAVRGTSVSHTAGPASGTGNTGTHSSSATTASAQAAGSNGGGRQGGPAFSSRDTALSYKQKIAAAQHEIHEGNSYEVCLTTTLTARLPATAAEPWSTYLALRAKNPAPFASYLRFGGLTVASTSPERFLRITSDGGMRAEPIKGTRRRGSDPAQDKELRVDLASSVKDRAENIMIVDLLRNDLSHFAEPGSVTVSRLCEIESYATVHQMVSTIDAQLMPGSPRAEAVSACFPAGSMTGAPKISTMAILDRLEDGPRGLYSGAIGYFSMNGASDLAVAIRTLVIRSGDDTAGDLTAGDGTLDAPTAELTLGVGGAITADSVPDEEYDEIRVKAYGVLSALGADFPGG
- the cls gene encoding cardiolipin synthase, with product MWPVSLAGTAPTWIVVVLSIADLVIRVLAVGIIPGNRRPTTAMAWLLGIFFVPFVGLALFLLFGNFKLSSRRRQQQEIVNTRVRAGISSLADVESDYPGPEWVKSAGELNRRLGSLPMVDGNSVDLIPGYPDSIFAMTEAVRKAKKFVNAEFYIMSTDHITDELLTAMEEAAERGVEVRVLFDHIGTLRVTGYRNLLRRLRASKIQWKRMLPLLPIHGQWRRPDLRNHRKIMVVDGELAFTGSQNLIEPSYNNPKHRKAGREWVELMARLRGPIVTTLNVVFATDWLSETDENLEHQLQLPANPEPGNVTAQVVPSGPGFITENNLRLFNTLIYSAQHRISICSPYFVPDDSLLYAITTAAQRGVDVELFVSEKGDQFLVHHAQRSYYEALLEAGVRIYLYKAPYVLHAKHFTIDDEVAVLGSSNMDMRSFSLNLEVSVMLLGEDIVNDMRAVENTYRDISQELLLEDWVNRPLAARYIDNVARLTATVQ
- a CDS encoding aminodeoxychorismate lyase, which produces MTSPAPVVLVFLDPAVPAGRLADASQPQLMATDQGATRGDGIFESMLAVGGDVRKLQAHLDRLGGSAKALDLVIPAQDQWRAAIATGVAEHRSQHPAPSAAEDEVVVKLVATRGPEGADSPTCWVQVSPVGALGRRQREAGIDVILLDRGYDSDAAERAPWLLLGAKTLSYAVNMAALRHAHKQGADDVIFLSTDGRVLEGPTSTVLLAHVETVDDGAGARTVRRLITPQLDTGILPGTSQNALFSAAKAAGWELGYGPLEPQDLLDADAVWLISSIRLLAPVNHIDGKEIGTPALQKQLTAELNALYAGIQ
- a CDS encoding NUDIX domain-containing protein; the encoded protein is MPVRSAGILLYRHGGAGGLELWIAHMGGPFWAGKQAHSWSLPKGEYQPDEDPLVAARREFTEEIGTPPPAVEYISLGEFRQPSGKLITVFAAETDFQPGRIVSNTFPLEWPKGSGTIQDFPEIDDARWVSEAEARNKLVKGQLPILDALVKALLQRQDHP
- a CDS encoding pyridoxamine 5'-phosphate oxidase family protein, which codes for MNSHTQPADNLTFDQCWELLEDDTVGRLALVVDGHPEIFPVNYVVHRRSIVFRTAGGSKLWGAEAARPAALEIDGYDPHTEEAWSVVARGDTEVIEDQADKDAVDALSLEPWQAGPKDNYIRLTVKALTGRRFQVIKPDVWNTRLSDRRRASFE
- a CDS encoding Rid family hydrolase encodes the protein MIRRTSLIAAGVAGLCLTATAAFAGPAVFEDLAAPKPGTTVPNLPAGQDNPMIASGVAIGANTAIYKTSGLGPSALNSAAPAGSEQRYIDTAVFPGGVLPAGVTITEAQGINALRRIGENLAQAGLDYDDVITMRVFLQNPAGTEKADFDGWNRAYRQYFANTSLADGSPVKVPLGSAAPADPLVVNAARPSRFALEIENLPVNGWLVEVEVDAAYPAPSGK